Proteins co-encoded in one Lynx canadensis isolate LIC74 chromosome C1, mLynCan4.pri.v2, whole genome shotgun sequence genomic window:
- the RNF223 gene encoding RING finger protein 223, which produces MSSGQQAWHTATLAPGRTSPAATVPGSPSSASSPRSPSTPSSEKAASPLECSICFSGYDNLFKTPKELSCTHVFCLECLARLAAAQPTGQPGSEAVPCPFCRQPTAVPAAGAPALRTSRQLQARMPAHLRREEPVWLEGTKLCCRPPPSAPGLPEPGFVCVDVGLSKPAQPAAPTPTPDPARHRGRLARCWARCRNWRRVALVTALLLVLSCVVLWPVQCALKTGNLHCLPQPSAAAATATAFSSGPLADN; this is translated from the coding sequence ATGTCGTCAGGCCAGCAGGCGTGGCATACGGCCACGCTGGCCCCCGGTCGGACCAGCCCTGCAGCCACGGTGCCCGGGTCCCCCAGCTCGGCCAGCAGCCCCAGGTCCCCCAGCACCCCGAGCTCGGAGAAGGCGGCCTCCCCGCTGGAATGCTCCATCTGCTTCTCGGGCTACGACAACCTCTTCAAGACGCCGAAGGAGCTCTCCTGCACACACGTCTTCTGCCTGGAGTGCCTGGCACGGCTGGCGGCCGCCCAGCCAACCGGCCAGCCCGGCAGCGAGGCCGTGCCCTGCCCGTTCTGCCGGCAGCCTACGGCTGTGCCTGCCGCCGGGGCCCCCGCGCTGCGCACCAGCCGCCAGCTGCAGGCCAGGATGCCGGCGCACCTGCGGCGGGAGGAGCCCGTGTGGCTGGAGGGCACGAAGCTGTGCTGCCGCCCACCGCCCTCCGCGCCGGGCCTTCCCGAGCCTGGCTTCGTGTGTGTGGACGTGGGCCTGAGCAAGCCTGCCCAGCCCGCCGCACCCACGCCCACTCCAGACCCCGCGCGCCACCGGGGCCGCCTGGCCCGCTGCTGGGCCCGCTGCAGGAACTGGAGGCGGGTGGCGCTGGTCACAGCCCTGCTGCTGGTGCTCTCCTGTGTGGTGCTCTGGCCCGTGCAGTGCGCGCTCAAGACTGGGAACTTGCACTGCCTTCCTCAGCCCTCCGCGGCCGCGGCCACGGCCACCGCTTTCTCTTCTGGGCCCCTGGCTGACAACTAG